One genomic region from Cucumis melo cultivar AY chromosome 9, USDA_Cmelo_AY_1.0, whole genome shotgun sequence encodes:
- the LOC103503011 gene encoding 40S ribosomal protein S27-2-like produces the protein MVLQNDIDLLNPPAELEKRKHKLKRLVQSPNSFFMDVKCQGCFNITTVFSHSQTVVVCGNCQTVLCQPTGGRARLTEGCSFRRKGD, from the exons ATG GTTCTTCAAAACGATATTGATTTACTGAATCCTCCTGCTGAGTTAGAGAAGAGGAAGCACAAGCTCAAGCGTCTTGTGCAATCACCCAACTCCTTCTTCATG GACGTCAAGTGCCAAGGATGCTTCAACAT TACCACTGTCTTCAGCCACTCTCAAACTGTTGTGGTATGCGGTAACTGCCAGACAGTCCTATGCCAGCCAACGGGAGGACGTGCTAGACTCACCGAGGGGTGTTCTTTCAGGAGAAAGGGTGATTGA